One region of Olleya sp. Hel_I_94 genomic DNA includes:
- a CDS encoding O-acetylhomoserine aminocarboxypropyltransferase/cysteine synthase family protein, which produces MSTQKFATQALHAGHDTAKTGGTRAVPIYQTTSYVFDDSDDAAGRFNLSVPGFIYTRLNNPTNDVLEQRIAALEGGIAAVATASGTAAISTTLLTLLKAGDHIVASSSLYGGTYNLLSVTLPRHGITTTFVDPSDPENFSKAAQENTRAVFVESLGNPKLDVLDLEAISKHAKAHKVPLIVDNTVATPYLLNPIEYGANIVIHSLTKYITGNGTSLGGIIIDAGTFDWTNGKFPEFTEPSAGYHGLVYSDVIGPAAFIAKVRIEGLRDYGGALSPFNAFQIIQGLETLELRILKHSQNALQLAKWLQEQPEVTWVNYPGLQTSKYNTLAKKYLPKGQSGVVTFGVEGGFESAKKIADTTKLFSLLANIGDTKSLIIHPASTTHQQLSDEAQQATGVTKDLIRLSVGIENIDDLKADLKEAFAVVNKTVLA; this is translated from the coding sequence ATGAGTACTCAAAAATTTGCAACACAAGCATTACACGCAGGACATGACACTGCTAAAACAGGAGGGACAAGAGCAGTTCCTATTTATCAAACTACTTCATACGTTTTTGACGATTCGGATGACGCAGCAGGACGCTTTAACCTGTCTGTCCCTGGATTTATTTATACACGTTTAAATAATCCAACAAACGATGTTTTAGAACAACGTATTGCAGCTCTAGAAGGTGGTATTGCAGCAGTAGCAACTGCTTCCGGAACAGCTGCCATTTCTACAACATTATTAACCTTATTAAAAGCAGGAGATCATATTGTGGCTTCTAGTAGTTTGTATGGTGGTACCTATAATCTATTAAGCGTAACCTTACCAAGACATGGTATTACAACCACATTTGTAGATCCTTCTGATCCAGAAAATTTTAGTAAAGCAGCTCAAGAAAATACAAGAGCTGTATTTGTAGAGTCTTTGGGTAATCCAAAATTGGATGTATTGGATTTAGAGGCTATTTCTAAACATGCAAAAGCCCATAAAGTGCCATTAATTGTGGATAATACAGTTGCGACACCTTACTTGTTAAATCCAATTGAATATGGTGCAAATATAGTCATCCATTCGCTAACAAAATATATTACAGGTAACGGAACTTCTTTAGGTGGTATCATTATAGATGCAGGAACTTTTGACTGGACTAATGGTAAGTTTCCAGAATTTACAGAGCCTTCTGCTGGATACCATGGTTTAGTCTATAGTGATGTTATTGGACCAGCAGCATTTATTGCAAAGGTAAGAATTGAAGGTTTACGTGATTATGGTGGCGCTTTAAGTCCTTTTAATGCATTTCAGATTATTCAAGGATTAGAAACCTTAGAATTAAGAATTTTAAAACACTCTCAAAATGCTTTACAATTAGCTAAATGGTTACAAGAACAGCCAGAAGTAACTTGGGTAAATTATCCAGGGTTACAAACTAGTAAATACAATACGTTAGCTAAAAAATATTTACCTAAAGGACAAAGTGGTGTGGTGACATTTGGAGTGGAAGGTGGTTTTGAATCGGCTAAAAAAATAGCAGATACAACTAAGTTATTTTCACTATTGGCTAATATTGGCGACACTAAATCACTAATTATTCATCCTGCAAGTACAACGCATCAACAATTAAGTGATGAAGCGCAACAAGCCACAGGAGTTACAAAAGACTTAATCAGATTGTCCGTTGGAATAGAAAATATAGACGATTTAAAAGCAGATTTAAAAGAGGCTTTTGCTGTTGTAAACAAAACCGTTTTAGCTTAG
- a CDS encoding OsmC family protein, giving the protein MSDLKFTVAGNSTSATQFIGQARQFKLVVDEPDALNGTDQGPNPVEYILAGFAGCVNVVGHLVAKELGFKIEKLDIEVSGQINPNKFLGISQDERAGFKTIELNLIPKTDASIETLAKWLEIVEARCPVRDNLSNKTPIKIAVEKEYSLK; this is encoded by the coding sequence ATGAGTGATTTAAAATTTACAGTAGCAGGAAATAGTACTTCTGCTACTCAATTTATAGGACAAGCAAGACAATTTAAATTAGTGGTTGACGAACCAGATGCGTTAAATGGAACAGATCAAGGTCCAAACCCTGTCGAGTATATTTTAGCAGGTTTTGCAGGTTGCGTAAATGTAGTTGGACACCTAGTAGCAAAAGAGCTTGGTTTTAAAATAGAAAAACTTGATATCGAAGTTTCAGGACAGATCAATCCAAATAAATTCTTAGGAATCTCGCAAGACGAGCGTGCTGGTTTTAAAACAATAGAACTAAACCTAATCCCTAAAACAGATGCAAGTATAGAAACACTTGCAAAATGGTTAGAGATTGTTGAGGCACGTTGTCCTGTTAGAGATAATTTGTCCAATAAAACGCCAATAAAAATAGCTGTTGAAAAAGAATATAGTTTAAAGTAA
- a CDS encoding alpha/beta fold hydrolase, with translation MENLKYINIPEFVNNNGKTSDIKLSYQLFGRPLHTAPIILVNHALTGNSNVVGDQGWWNDLIGDNKCIDTLHYTILAFNVPGNGYDNLEENLIHNYQEFTARNIAEIFALGLQHLLINKLYAIIGGSVGGGIAWELAVLKPNLAEHVIPIATDWKVTDWITANCHIQDAILNNSNQPLKDARMHAMTLYRTPESLTKKFSRSKNSQSLFKVQSWLSYHGDQLDSRFHLSAYKLMNQILKTIDITKGRLPFKDVASVIKGHVHIITINSDLFFKADENWETYIDLKSVKQNVTIGEIKSLHGHDAFLIEFDQLSSLLNPIFKSKEVLTNKFETVLKKCV, from the coding sequence ATGGAGAATTTAAAATATATAAATATCCCTGAGTTTGTTAACAATAATGGTAAGACATCAGATATTAAGTTGTCTTACCAATTATTTGGCAGACCATTACATACAGCACCAATTATATTGGTAAATCATGCACTTACTGGTAATTCTAATGTGGTTGGAGATCAAGGATGGTGGAATGATTTAATAGGTGATAATAAATGTATTGATACCTTACATTATACCATTTTAGCTTTTAATGTTCCAGGTAATGGTTATGATAATCTAGAAGAAAATCTGATACATAATTACCAGGAATTTACAGCTAGAAACATAGCCGAAATCTTTGCTTTAGGACTGCAACATTTATTAATTAATAAATTGTATGCCATCATTGGAGGTTCCGTTGGAGGAGGAATAGCTTGGGAGTTAGCTGTTTTAAAACCAAACTTAGCAGAGCATGTAATACCAATTGCTACAGATTGGAAAGTGACGGATTGGATTACCGCAAATTGCCATATTCAGGACGCAATCTTAAACAATTCAAATCAGCCTTTAAAAGATGCCAGAATGCACGCTATGACTTTATATCGTACGCCAGAATCTTTGACAAAAAAGTTTTCTCGTAGTAAAAATTCACAATCTTTATTTAAAGTCCAAAGTTGGTTAAGTTATCATGGAGACCAGTTGGATAGTAGATTTCATTTGTCAGCTTATAAATTAATGAATCAAATCCTAAAAACTATTGATATAACAAAAGGACGATTACCATTTAAAGACGTGGCTTCAGTCATTAAAGGTCACGTACATATTATAACAATTAATAGCGATTTGTTTTTCAAGGCTGATGAAAACTGGGAAACTTATATTGATTTAAAATCAGTCAAACAAAACGTAACTATTGGCGAGATTAAATCGCTTCATGGTCATGATGCTTTTTTAATAGAATTTGATCAGTTGTCTAGCTTATTAAACCCAATTTTTAAAAGTAAAGAAGTGTTAACAAACAAATTTGAAACTGTATTAAAAAAGTGTGTATGA
- a CDS encoding homocysteine S-methyltransferase family protein, protein MSSITEVIKKRILVLDGAMGTMLQRYNFTEEDFRGERFKDYPTSLKGNNDLLSLTQPNAIADVHRKYFEAGADIVETNTFSGTTIAMADYKMEDLVYELNFESAKIAKYVATEFTNKNPEKPRFVAGSIGPTNRTASLSPDVNRPEFRAVTFDDLRIAYKQQVEALIAGGVDLLLVETIFDTLNAKAALFAIEEVKEEKNIDIPIMVSGTITDASGRTLSGQTVEAFLASISHVPLLSVGFNCALGAKQLQPYLKRLSNQTDFYTSAHPNAGLPNAFGEYDQTPEEMKNLIEGYLKDDLINIIGGCCGTNPEHIKAIAQVVKSYKPRQIKQLA, encoded by the coding sequence ATGAGTAGTATTACAGAAGTCATTAAAAAGCGAATTTTAGTGCTTGATGGTGCAATGGGTACCATGTTACAACGCTATAATTTTACTGAAGAAGATTTTAGAGGCGAGCGTTTTAAAGACTATCCAACATCTTTAAAAGGAAATAATGATTTACTGTCATTAACCCAACCCAATGCTATTGCAGACGTACATCGTAAGTATTTTGAAGCTGGAGCAGATATAGTTGAAACCAACACATTTTCAGGAACAACCATCGCTATGGCAGACTATAAGATGGAAGATTTGGTTTACGAACTTAATTTTGAATCGGCTAAAATTGCTAAATATGTTGCTACGGAATTCACTAATAAAAACCCTGAAAAACCACGTTTTGTGGCAGGAAGTATTGGTCCTACAAATCGTACTGCAAGTCTAAGTCCAGATGTTAACAGACCAGAATTTAGAGCTGTAACATTTGATGACTTACGTATTGCCTATAAACAACAAGTAGAAGCCTTAATAGCTGGAGGAGTAGACTTATTGTTAGTCGAAACTATTTTTGACACATTAAATGCAAAAGCAGCATTATTTGCAATTGAAGAAGTAAAAGAAGAAAAAAACATAGACATTCCAATTATGGTTTCTGGTACCATTACAGATGCGTCTGGTCGTACACTGTCTGGTCAAACAGTTGAGGCTTTTTTAGCCTCAATTTCTCACGTGCCTTTGTTAAGTGTTGGCTTTAATTGTGCATTAGGCGCAAAGCAATTACAACCTTATTTAAAACGTCTATCAAATCAAACAGATTTTTACACGTCTGCACATCCAAATGCTGGACTACCAAATGCTTTTGGAGAATATGATCAAACTCCAGAAGAAATGAAAAACTTAATCGAAGGATATTTAAAAGACGATTTAATTAATATTATTGGTGGTTGCTGTGGGACAAATCCAGAACATATTAAAGCAATTGCTCAGGTTGTAAAAAGCTATAAACCAAGACAAATTAAACAACTAGCATAA